The Sphingomonas sp. KR3-1 genome contains a region encoding:
- the aroC gene encoding chorismate synthase, which produces MSFNTFGRVFRFTTWGESHGPALGAVVDGCPPGLRLSEDDIQPFLDKRRPGQSRFTTQRQEPDQVRILSGIFEGRSTGTPIALHIDNVDQRSKDYSDVAKAYRPGHADYAYDAKYGFRDYRGGGRSSARETAARVAAGAVARLVIPEVTILAWVEAIGGDAIDYANFDAAEIGNNPFFCPDAAAAKRWEVLVDAARKSGSSLGAVVACEATGVPPGWGAPLYAKLDSELAAACMSINAVKGVEIGDGFAAAALSGEENADAMRPGPDGKPHFLANHAGGIAGGISTGQPVRVRVAFKPTSSILTPVETVTRPNENGDFEATEIMTKGRHDPCVGIRGVPVVEAMVALVLADQKLLHRAQVG; this is translated from the coding sequence GTGAGCTTCAACACCTTCGGACGCGTTTTCCGGTTCACCACCTGGGGCGAGAGCCATGGCCCGGCGCTTGGCGCGGTCGTCGATGGCTGCCCGCCGGGGCTGCGCCTGTCCGAAGACGATATCCAGCCCTTCCTCGACAAGCGCCGCCCGGGCCAGTCGCGCTTCACCACCCAGCGCCAGGAGCCCGACCAGGTCCGTATCCTCTCGGGCATTTTCGAGGGGCGCAGCACGGGCACCCCGATCGCGCTCCACATCGACAATGTCGACCAGCGCTCGAAGGACTATTCGGACGTCGCCAAGGCCTATCGCCCCGGCCATGCCGACTATGCCTATGACGCGAAATACGGTTTCCGCGACTATCGCGGCGGCGGGCGCAGCTCGGCGCGCGAGACCGCGGCACGCGTGGCGGCGGGCGCCGTCGCCCGGCTGGTGATCCCCGAAGTGACGATCCTCGCCTGGGTCGAGGCGATCGGCGGCGATGCGATCGACTATGCCAATTTCGACGCCGCCGAGATCGGCAACAACCCGTTCTTCTGCCCCGATGCGGCGGCCGCCAAGCGCTGGGAAGTGCTGGTCGATGCCGCGCGCAAGTCGGGCTCGTCCTTGGGCGCGGTCGTTGCCTGCGAGGCGACGGGGGTGCCGCCAGGTTGGGGGGCGCCGCTCTACGCCAAGCTCGACAGCGAGCTGGCCGCGGCGTGCATGTCGATCAACGCCGTGAAGGGCGTCGAGATCGGCGACGGCTTCGCGGCGGCGGCGCTCAGCGGCGAGGAGAATGCCGATGCAATGCGCCCGGGCCCGGACGGCAAGCCCCATTTCCTCGCCAACCATGCCGGCGGCATCGCGGGCGGCATCTCGACCGGCCAGCCGGTGCGCGTGCGCGTGGCGTTCAAGCCGACCAGCTCGATCCTCACGCCGGTGGAGACGGTGACGCGGCCAAATGAAAACGGGGACTTCGAGGCGACCGAGATCATGACCAAGGGCCGCCACGATCCGTGCGTCGGCATCCGCGGCGTGCCGGTGGTCGAGGCGATGGTCGCGCTCGTGCTCGCCGACCAGAAGCTGCTCCACCGCGCGCAGGTTGGTTGA
- a CDS encoding N-acetyltransferase, which yields MSIAIRPATGGDVAAIDALLRRAFPAEDEARLVQRLCIDGDMVLTLVADDEESGALAGMIAFSRMEVEIAGKAIAAVALAPLAVEKAWRKQGVGEALVQAGIAQLGAAGAMLCFVLGEPGYYARFGFAPEWASGFASPYAGAYLMALPLQGGAMPCGMRGAATHAPAFAQLGGVE from the coding sequence ATGTCCATCGCGATCCGCCCCGCCACCGGCGGGGACGTGGCGGCGATCGACGCGCTGCTGCGCCGTGCCTTTCCGGCGGAGGACGAGGCGCGGCTGGTCCAGCGGCTGTGCATCGATGGCGACATGGTGCTGACGCTGGTCGCGGACGACGAGGAGAGCGGCGCGCTCGCCGGCATGATCGCGTTCAGCCGGATGGAGGTGGAGATCGCCGGCAAGGCGATCGCCGCCGTAGCGCTCGCGCCGCTGGCGGTGGAGAAGGCGTGGCGCAAGCAGGGCGTCGGCGAGGCGCTGGTCCAGGCCGGGATCGCGCAGCTGGGCGCCGCCGGCGCGATGCTGTGCTTCGTGCTCGGCGAACCGGGTTATTATGCGCGCTTCGGCTTCGCGCCCGAATGGGCGAGCGGATTTGCCTCGCCCTATGCCGGTGCGTATCTGATGGCGCTGCCGCTTCAGGGTGGCGCCATGCCGTGCGGGATGCGCGGCGCCGCGACGCATGCACCGGCGTTCGCACAACTGGGCGGGGTAGAGTGA
- the fabI gene encoding enoyl-ACP reductase FabI, translating into MTGLMQGKRGLIMGLANDRSLAWGIAKQLHEQGAEMAFSYQGEALGKRVRPLADQIGAGKLIECDVSDMASLDRAFAELAEHWPTIDFVVHAIGFSDKNELRGGYVDTSLDNFLMTMNISVYSFVAVAQRARAMMPDGGSLLTLSYYGAEKVIPHYNVMGVAKAALETSVQYLAVDLGRENIRVNAISAGPIKTLAASGIGDFRLILKWNELNSPLKRNVTIEDVGGAGMYLLSDLASGVTGEIHHVDAGYNVIGMKAEDAPDISLV; encoded by the coding sequence GTGACCGGATTGATGCAGGGCAAGCGCGGGCTGATCATGGGCCTGGCAAATGATCGCTCGCTGGCGTGGGGCATCGCCAAGCAGCTGCACGAGCAGGGCGCCGAGATGGCGTTCAGCTACCAGGGCGAGGCGCTGGGCAAGCGCGTGCGGCCGCTCGCCGACCAGATCGGCGCGGGCAAGCTGATCGAATGCGACGTGTCCGACATGGCGTCGCTCGACCGCGCCTTTGCCGAGCTCGCCGAGCATTGGCCGACGATCGACTTCGTCGTCCACGCGATCGGCTTTTCCGACAAGAACGAGCTGCGCGGCGGCTATGTCGACACCAGCCTCGACAATTTCCTGATGACGATGAACATCAGCGTCTATTCCTTCGTTGCGGTGGCGCAGCGCGCCCGGGCGATGATGCCCGATGGCGGCAGCCTGTTGACGCTGAGCTATTACGGCGCCGAGAAGGTGATCCCGCACTACAACGTCATGGGCGTCGCCAAGGCCGCGCTCGAGACCAGCGTCCAGTATCTCGCCGTCGACCTCGGGCGCGAGAACATCCGCGTCAACGCGATCTCGGCCGGCCCGATCAAGACGCTGGCGGCCAGCGGCATCGGCGACTTCCGCCTGATCCTCAAGTGGAACGAGCTCAACTCGCCCTTGAAGCGCAACGTCACGATCGAGGATGTCGGCGGCGCGGGCATGTACCTGCTTTCCGATCTCGCCTCGGGCGTGACTGGCGAGATCCACCATGTCGATGCCGGCTACAATGTCATCGGCATGAAGGCCGAGGACGCGCCCGACATCTCGCTCGTCTGA
- a CDS encoding YihY/virulence factor BrkB family protein: MTTGEDAAATEAKPGLGSRILGLLARIGFGPKFWRVTKRVVLGTFQDGFTYAGNLAYLSLVTLFPFFIVAAAVAQLFGRSSEGIHTLEAFLHTVPPDVADLLRKPVSDVLMARTGNLLWFGAIVGLWTVAGFIETLRGILRQAYGVQSRTPFWRYRLGAIGMIIASVVLTMAAFSFQVILTGVEQFLYNIFPWASEAQRIVSLTKIAPAIALFGALYMLFYSLTPSKYRKSKCPKWPGALFTAIWWLLVTALLPKILGTLGNYDLTYGSLAGVMIALIFFFFVGLGMVIGAELNAALAETPETGLEEARQEENTPS, encoded by the coding sequence GTGACAACAGGGGAAGACGCAGCCGCTACGGAAGCGAAGCCGGGGCTTGGGTCCCGCATCCTCGGGCTGCTCGCCCGGATCGGCTTCGGCCCGAAATTCTGGCGGGTGACGAAGCGGGTGGTGCTCGGCACCTTCCAGGATGGGTTCACCTATGCCGGCAACCTGGCCTATCTGAGCCTGGTCACGCTCTTCCCCTTCTTCATCGTCGCCGCCGCGGTGGCGCAGCTGTTCGGCCGCAGCTCCGAGGGGATCCACACGCTCGAGGCGTTCCTCCACACCGTGCCGCCCGACGTCGCCGACCTGCTGCGCAAGCCGGTGTCGGACGTGCTGATGGCGCGGACCGGCAACCTGCTGTGGTTCGGCGCGATCGTCGGGCTGTGGACCGTGGCGGGCTTCATCGAGACGCTGCGCGGCATCCTGCGCCAGGCCTATGGCGTCCAGTCGCGCACGCCGTTCTGGCGCTACCGGCTCGGTGCGATCGGGATGATCATCGCCTCGGTGGTGCTGACGATGGCGGCGTTCAGCTTCCAGGTGATCCTGACCGGCGTCGAGCAGTTCCTCTACAACATCTTCCCCTGGGCGTCCGAAGCGCAGCGCATCGTCTCGCTCACCAAGATCGCGCCGGCGATCGCGCTGTTCGGCGCGCTCTACATGCTGTTCTACTCGCTGACGCCGAGCAAATACCGCAAGAGCAAATGCCCGAAATGGCCGGGTGCGCTGTTCACCGCGATCTGGTGGCTGCTGGTCACCGCGCTGCTGCCCAAGATCCTCGGCACGCTCGGCAATTACGACCTCACCTATGGCAGCCTGGCGGGCGTGATGATCGCGCTGATCTTCTTCTTCTTCGTCGGACTGGGCATGGTGATCGGCGCAGAGTTGAACGCGGCTCTGGCGGAAACGCCGGAAACGGGTTTAGAGGAGGCGCGACAAGAGGAGAATACACCGTCGTGA
- a CDS encoding DnaJ C-terminal domain-containing protein, protein MAADPYSVLNVARGASEAEIKKAYRKLAKELHPDRNRDNPKAAEKFSQVTSAYDLLTDKDKRARFDRGEIDGDGNPTNPFGGFSPGGMGGMGGGQGGFRADFGGGEPGGFGDIFEGLFGGARRGGGGFAGGFGDFGRRQAAKGANVPYRLAVSFEDAARLATQRITLRDGKTIDLKLPAGVETGTQMRLAGKGEDGPGGAGDAIVTIEVQPHRFYERQGDDIRLELPVTLSEAVLGAEVRVPTPDGAVMLKVPKGSSSGKTLRLKGRGFHKKGAGRGDLLVTLMVELPVDDDALIEFARGWDDKGNPRGRMGV, encoded by the coding sequence GTGGCAGCTGATCCGTATTCCGTACTGAACGTGGCGCGTGGCGCGAGCGAGGCCGAGATCAAGAAGGCCTATCGCAAGCTCGCCAAGGAGCTGCATCCGGACCGCAACCGGGACAATCCCAAGGCGGCGGAGAAGTTCAGCCAGGTCACCTCGGCCTATGACCTGCTGACCGACAAGGACAAGCGCGCCCGCTTCGATCGCGGCGAGATCGACGGCGACGGCAACCCGACCAATCCGTTCGGCGGGTTCAGCCCCGGCGGGATGGGCGGCATGGGTGGCGGCCAGGGCGGTTTCCGCGCCGATTTCGGCGGCGGCGAGCCCGGCGGCTTCGGCGACATCTTCGAGGGGCTGTTCGGCGGCGCGCGGCGCGGCGGCGGCGGCTTTGCCGGCGGCTTCGGCGATTTCGGCCGGCGCCAGGCAGCCAAGGGCGCGAACGTGCCCTATCGTCTGGCGGTCAGCTTCGAGGACGCGGCCAGGCTCGCCACCCAGCGCATCACGCTGCGCGACGGAAAGACGATCGACCTCAAGCTCCCCGCCGGCGTCGAGACCGGCACCCAGATGCGGCTCGCCGGCAAGGGCGAGGACGGGCCGGGCGGCGCCGGCGATGCGATCGTGACGATCGAGGTGCAGCCGCACCGTTTCTACGAGCGCCAGGGCGACGATATCCGCCTCGAGCTGCCGGTCACGCTCTCCGAAGCGGTGCTCGGCGCCGAAGTGCGCGTGCCGACGCCGGACGGCGCGGTGATGCTCAAGGTTCCCAAGGGCTCCTCTTCGGGCAAGACGCTGCGCCTCAAGGGCCGCGGCTTCCACAAGAAGGGCGCCGGGCGCGGCGACCTGCTCGTCACGCTGATGGTCGAGCTGCCGGTCGATGACGATGCGCTGATCGAGTTTGCCCGGGGCTGGGACGACAAGGGGAACCCGCGTGGCCGCATGGGCGTCTAA
- a CDS encoding transglutaminase family protein: protein MLYRIRHVTRFDYAQPVGFARCNLRLKPILWSGQEVLDYALSVEPGGRVFPARAEAGLANVVRLVVEQPANMLTIESSARVRVNRPIPVPSPTDPTLAEIARLARASRDMSPAGPAAYLFPSPQIPLDPAIAAWCAPDLEPTRGVLEAAYALASQIQREFDFDPSATLVDTPPRAAFDKRRGVCQDFAQIMISGLRAAGLPAAYVSGYLRTLPPPGQPRLVGADATHAWVLVWAGPQLGWVGVDPTNGIWMAEDHVVMAIGRDYAEIAPIDGIVLGSGAQDMHVSVDVEPLDEPVQEPAA from the coding sequence ATGCTCTATCGCATCCGCCATGTGACGCGGTTCGACTATGCCCAGCCGGTGGGCTTCGCGCGCTGCAATTTGCGGCTGAAGCCGATCCTGTGGTCGGGCCAGGAAGTGCTCGACTATGCGCTGTCGGTCGAGCCGGGCGGGCGCGTCTTTCCGGCGCGGGCAGAGGCGGGGCTCGCCAATGTCGTGCGGCTGGTGGTCGAGCAGCCGGCGAACATGCTGACCATCGAGAGCAGCGCGCGCGTCCGGGTCAACCGGCCGATCCCGGTGCCGTCGCCCACCGATCCCACGCTGGCCGAGATCGCCCGGCTGGCGCGCGCGAGCCGCGACATGTCGCCGGCCGGCCCCGCCGCCTATCTCTTTCCCTCGCCGCAGATCCCGCTCGATCCCGCGATCGCCGCCTGGTGCGCGCCCGATCTCGAGCCGACGCGCGGCGTGCTGGAGGCGGCCTATGCGCTCGCCAGCCAGATCCAGCGCGAATTCGATTTCGATCCCAGCGCGACCCTGGTCGATACGCCGCCGCGCGCCGCCTTCGACAAGCGGAGAGGGGTCTGCCAGGATTTTGCGCAGATCATGATCTCGGGGCTGCGCGCCGCCGGGCTGCCCGCCGCCTATGTCTCGGGCTATCTGCGCACGCTGCCGCCGCCGGGCCAGCCGCGGCTGGTCGGTGCCGATGCGACGCATGCCTGGGTGCTGGTCTGGGCCGGGCCGCAGCTGGGCTGGGTCGGCGTCGATCCGACCAACGGCATCTGGATGGCCGAGGACCATGTCGTGATGGCGATCGGCCGCGACTATGCCGAGATCGCGCCGATCGACGGCATCGTCCTGGGATCGGGCGCGCAGGACATGCATGTGTCGGTCGATGTCGAGCCGCTAGACGAGCCAGTGCAAGAACCCGCTGCCTGA
- a CDS encoding circularly permuted type 2 ATP-grasp protein gives MASSAASLFDAGVIADRWIADYCASGRDDDMLCTRGAGDTAWQAMFEELAGLAGESLETARERAHRHAEDIGTGFRIAGEGEERPWPLSPVPLLIPQAEWQTIAAGIAQRAEVLEAVLADLYGAGRLVADGHVPAAVVTGSPFFLRPLTNLVPPGGYHLQAVAMDLCRGPDGSWRVLTDHLRAPAGAGYALENRLAMAQTLDGLQTRLNIARHAPFFAAFREGLAARCRRAEPRIALLTPGRFNPSYAEQAHLARYLGWLLVEGADLAVLDEQLYVRTIAGLKRVDALWRRVDPRLIDPLALDSHSTIGVPGLVDAMVAGNVVIANAPGAALLEAPAFSAFLPRLAELLTGAPLQLPNIATWWCGQDEARGHVEAELDRLLVKPAFGATPLGLPEGKPVLGSALSGEARAALLADMARRPQDYVGQEIVHLSTMPVVADDRLAARPFTLRVFAARGADGAWTVLPGGFARIGEHADARAAVMGEGMWSADVCVHGPEAVEPVSLLPSGDTTQLRRNPGTLPSRVADNMFWLGRYLERGEAQLGVIRVLLGNSISADTGAALAADTVRRLADILVASNAAPVPPGLKRADLTQLARTALEDGEGWYSVAAINAQAKGIGEVSRDRLAADMVRLLDAPFPTRGTLLEKAGSLQRRYSALAGLAAEHMGRTDAWRFHDMGRRVERAMATLRFLRAFGRSDATSDDLGTLLDLADSQISYRQRYLTGIGRVPVLDLVTLDPGNPRGIAFQVAAISAHLNKLPVLSDDGLAEPQQEQARELAAILVTTNAMRLDDTLLAGLDLRLGFLSDAIARRYFLQGSEPLRAAGLVLA, from the coding sequence TTGGCGAGCAGCGCCGCATCTCTGTTCGACGCGGGCGTGATCGCCGACCGGTGGATCGCGGACTATTGCGCGTCCGGCCGCGACGACGACATGCTGTGCACGCGGGGTGCCGGCGATACCGCGTGGCAGGCGATGTTCGAGGAGCTGGCCGGGCTCGCCGGCGAGAGCCTGGAGACGGCGCGCGAGCGGGCGCACCGCCATGCCGAGGATATCGGCACCGGCTTCCGCATCGCCGGCGAAGGGGAGGAGCGGCCCTGGCCGCTCTCGCCCGTGCCGCTGCTGATCCCCCAGGCCGAATGGCAGACCATCGCCGCCGGCATCGCCCAGCGCGCCGAAGTGCTCGAGGCCGTGCTCGCCGACCTCTACGGCGCGGGCAGGCTCGTCGCCGACGGCCATGTTCCCGCCGCGGTCGTCACCGGCAGCCCGTTCTTCCTGCGCCCGCTGACCAATCTCGTGCCGCCCGGCGGCTATCACCTCCAGGCCGTGGCGATGGACCTGTGCCGCGGGCCGGACGGCAGCTGGCGCGTGCTCACCGACCATCTGCGGGCGCCCGCCGGCGCCGGCTATGCGCTCGAGAACCGGCTGGCGATGGCGCAGACGCTGGACGGCCTGCAGACCCGGCTCAACATCGCCCGCCACGCGCCCTTCTTCGCCGCCTTCCGCGAAGGGCTGGCCGCGCGCTGCCGCCGCGCCGAGCCGCGCATCGCGCTGCTCACGCCCGGACGGTTCAACCCGAGCTATGCCGAGCAGGCGCATCTCGCGCGCTATCTCGGCTGGCTGCTGGTCGAGGGGGCCGATCTCGCGGTGCTCGACGAGCAGCTCTATGTGCGCACCATCGCCGGGCTGAAGCGCGTCGATGCGCTGTGGCGCCGCGTCGATCCGCGGCTGATCGATCCGCTAGCGCTCGACAGCCATTCGACGATCGGCGTGCCCGGACTGGTCGATGCGATGGTCGCCGGCAATGTCGTGATCGCCAATGCGCCGGGCGCTGCGCTGCTCGAGGCGCCGGCCTTCTCCGCCTTCCTGCCCAGGCTCGCCGAACTGCTGACCGGCGCGCCGCTCCAGCTCCCCAATATCGCGACCTGGTGGTGCGGGCAGGACGAGGCGCGCGGCCATGTCGAGGCCGAGCTCGACCGGCTTCTGGTCAAGCCGGCGTTCGGCGCCACGCCGCTGGGCCTGCCCGAGGGCAAGCCGGTGCTGGGCAGCGCGCTCAGCGGCGAGGCGCGCGCCGCGCTGCTCGCCGACATGGCGCGCCGGCCGCAGGATTATGTCGGGCAGGAGATCGTCCATCTCTCGACCATGCCGGTGGTCGCCGACGACCGGCTCGCCGCGCGCCCCTTCACGCTGCGGGTATTCGCTGCGCGCGGGGCGGACGGCGCCTGGACGGTGCTGCCCGGCGGCTTTGCCCGGATCGGCGAGCATGCCGATGCCCGCGCCGCGGTGATGGGCGAGGGCATGTGGTCGGCGGATGTCTGCGTCCACGGCCCCGAGGCGGTCGAGCCGGTCTCGCTGCTTCCCTCGGGCGACACCACCCAGCTGCGTCGCAATCCCGGCACGCTGCCCAGCCGCGTTGCCGACAACATGTTCTGGCTCGGCCGCTATCTGGAGCGCGGCGAGGCGCAGCTGGGCGTGATCCGGGTGCTGCTCGGCAATTCGATCAGCGCGGATACCGGCGCGGCGCTCGCCGCCGATACGGTGCGCCGCCTCGCCGACATCCTGGTCGCCAGCAACGCGGCACCGGTGCCGCCGGGCCTCAAGCGCGCGGACCTGACGCAGCTTGCCCGCACCGCGCTCGAGGATGGCGAGGGCTGGTACAGCGTCGCTGCGATCAACGCCCAGGCCAAGGGCATCGGCGAAGTCTCGCGCGACCGGCTGGCGGCGGACATGGTGCGCCTGCTCGACGCGCCCTTCCCGACGCGCGGCACGCTGCTCGAAAAGGCCGGATCGCTCCAGCGCCGCTATTCCGCGCTGGCCGGGCTCGCCGCCGAGCATATGGGGCGCACCGATGCCTGGCGCTTTCACGACATGGGCCGCCGCGTCGAGCGCGCGATGGCGACGCTGCGCTTCCTGCGCGCCTTTGGCCGGAGCGACGCGACCAGCGACGATCTCGGCACGCTGCTCGACCTGGCGGACAGCCAGATCAGCTATCGCCAGCGCTACCTCACCGGGATCGGCCGGGTGCCGGTGCTCGATCTGGTGACGCTCGATCCGGGCAACCCGCGCGGCATCGCCTTCCAGGTCGCGGCGATCTCGGCGCACCTCAACAAGCTGCCGGTGCTGTCGGACGACGGGCTGGCCGAGCCGCAGCAGGAGCAGGCGCGCGAGCTCGCCGCGATCCTGGTGACGACCAACGCGATGCGGCTCGACGACACTCTCCTCGCCGGGCTCGACCTGCGCCTCGGCTTCCTCTCCGATGCGATCGCCCGGCGCTATTTCCTGCAGGGCTCCGAGCCGCTGCGCGCCGCCGGGCTCGTCCTCGCCTGA
- a CDS encoding TonB-dependent siderophore receptor, translating to MNLKLSLCLGVALSALATPAFAQTEDAQKPAEDGAIVVSGRYTIPDKIDTATGLGLTVRETPQSVSIVTAQRILDQNLITVADVIENGVGVAVNEVDDVRNSFYARGFEIRNTQIDGVPAAWTLAGANGETSMDVSVYERVEIVRGATGLLSGAGDPSASVNLVRKHADAKDLTGYVSASYGSWNTWRFSGDVGGALTANGRIRARAVGRYEQGDSYIDLYHNKKYVLYGVVDADVTDSTLVRAGVSYQDTKPQGALWGALPTFYTDGTTTHLARSQSTAADWTRWNSTNLNVFATVRQQIGEKWSVMLNYNRLRNASDTQLLYLYGNVDKATGTIESSNPYKSKGESTQDSFDGQIKGAVTLFGRDHEVVLGALHSILNRHTDNYVAPYTRNNPAWGAGLNDWAANVPLVGEGGAAFPEPVWGTTPVRNEQERIVQDGYYGAVRLNVADPFKIIAGGRIASWHQTGFAWSGPSDYGDDNVFIPYLGALLDITSNHRLYASFTKIFQPQNLYDRNLNLLDPLQGKAYEVGVKSAFFNEALQTSVALFRIEQDNVGQVDGLPIPVAGGQTLQPYRAADGVVSQGFEIEATGRPLPGWNINFGYSQFKAEDANDVPANTDQPRRLLKLFTTYTVDRFTIGGGVNYRSKAYSTGTNPVTAAPFTFLQDGYALVNLMARFAVTERLQLQANVENLLDKTYYSQVGFYSQYRYGSPRNFTVGASYKF from the coding sequence CTGCCGAGGACGGCGCGATCGTGGTCAGCGGCCGCTATACGATCCCCGACAAGATCGACACCGCCACGGGCCTCGGCCTCACCGTGCGCGAGACGCCGCAATCGGTGAGCATCGTCACGGCGCAGCGCATCCTCGACCAGAACCTGATCACCGTTGCCGACGTGATCGAGAATGGCGTGGGCGTCGCGGTCAACGAAGTCGATGACGTGCGCAACTCCTTCTATGCGCGCGGCTTCGAGATCCGGAACACGCAGATCGACGGCGTGCCGGCGGCCTGGACGCTGGCCGGCGCGAACGGCGAGACCAGCATGGACGTCTCGGTCTATGAGCGCGTCGAGATCGTGCGCGGCGCGACCGGTCTGCTGTCGGGCGCGGGCGACCCCTCCGCCTCGGTCAATCTCGTTCGCAAGCATGCCGATGCCAAGGACCTGACCGGCTATGTCAGCGCCTCCTATGGCAGCTGGAACACCTGGCGCTTCTCGGGCGATGTCGGCGGCGCGCTCACCGCCAATGGCCGTATCCGCGCCCGCGCCGTCGGCCGCTATGAGCAGGGCGACAGCTATATCGATCTCTACCACAACAAGAAGTACGTGCTGTACGGCGTGGTCGATGCCGATGTGACCGACTCCACGCTCGTCCGCGCCGGCGTGAGCTACCAGGATACCAAGCCGCAGGGCGCGCTGTGGGGCGCGCTGCCGACCTTCTATACCGACGGCACCACCACGCATCTCGCGCGCTCGCAGAGCACCGCGGCGGACTGGACGCGGTGGAACAGCACCAACCTCAACGTCTTCGCCACCGTGCGCCAGCAGATCGGCGAGAAGTGGAGCGTGATGCTCAACTACAACCGCCTGCGCAACGCCAGCGACACCCAGCTGCTCTACCTCTACGGCAATGTCGACAAGGCGACCGGCACGATCGAATCGAGCAATCCCTACAAATCGAAGGGCGAGAGCACGCAGGACAGCTTCGACGGGCAGATCAAGGGTGCCGTCACCTTGTTCGGCCGCGACCATGAAGTCGTGCTCGGCGCGCTGCACTCGATCCTCAACCGCCACACCGACAATTATGTGGCGCCGTACACGCGCAACAATCCGGCCTGGGGTGCCGGGCTGAACGACTGGGCGGCGAACGTGCCGCTCGTCGGCGAGGGCGGCGCGGCCTTCCCCGAGCCGGTCTGGGGCACCACGCCGGTCCGCAACGAGCAGGAGCGGATCGTCCAGGACGGCTATTACGGCGCGGTGCGGCTCAACGTCGCCGATCCGTTCAAGATCATCGCGGGCGGGCGCATCGCCAGCTGGCACCAGACCGGCTTCGCCTGGAGCGGGCCGAGCGATTATGGCGACGACAACGTCTTCATCCCCTATCTCGGCGCGCTGCTCGACATCACCTCGAACCACCGGCTCTATGCGAGCTTCACCAAGATCTTCCAGCCGCAGAACCTGTACGACCGCAACCTCAACCTGCTCGATCCGCTGCAGGGCAAGGCTTATGAGGTCGGCGTGAAGAGCGCCTTCTTCAACGAGGCGCTGCAGACCTCGGTCGCGCTGTTCCGCATCGAGCAGGACAATGTCGGCCAGGTCGACGGGCTGCCGATCCCGGTCGCCGGCGGCCAGACGCTCCAGCCCTATCGCGCCGCCGACGGCGTGGTCAGCCAGGGCTTCGAGATCGAGGCGACCGGCCGGCCGCTGCCGGGCTGGAACATCAATTTCGGCTACAGCCAGTTCAAGGCCGAGGACGCCAATGACGTGCCGGCGAACACCGACCAGCCGCGCCGGCTGCTGAAGCTGTTCACCACCTACACGGTCGATCGCTTCACGATCGGCGGCGGCGTGAACTATCGCAGCAAGGCCTATTCGACCGGCACCAACCCCGTCACCGCCGCACCCTTCACCTTCCTGCAGGACGGCTATGCGCTGGTGAACCTGATGGCGCGCTTCGCGGTGACCGAGCGGCTCCAGCTCCAGGCCAATGTCGAGAACCTGCTCGACAAGACCTATTACAGCCAGGTCGGCTTCTACAGCCAGTATCGCTATGGTTCGCCGCGCAACTTCACGGTGGGCGCGAGCTACAAGTTCTGA